The genome window ATACAGTGTGAACTTTTGGACATTGTTAacaagttgtttttgttttttgttttgttgttttacccACAACGAAACTCGAAAAAGtgaattgttttatttgtaaattatattgcATGGAAGTCAgtttgtgtgggtgtgtgtgtgtgtgtgtgtgtgtaagtgagaCACATGAATTATTAAACATTGTCGGTCGCACGTGACGTCATtgctgaaataaaattgacttCAAAATTAACGAATgtaaattcattataattacTATGCTAAGATGACACTTGCAATTTATCAACGATCCGGCAATATTGGCAGTGCCAAAACAcagtaatttcaaatttctttgcatttcataaacaataataaaaaaaaaattctagtaCCAAAGGAATCCGACTGTGAGAGACCCTGTAATTAAGCTATTTCTTGAATACCTTTCGagtttattatacatattatatgttCCAAAACTCAACAATGTAGCTTTAAATTCGCTCtcgaatttgtttttttttttcgatattcGGGGTCgaaaaaaattcgaattattaagaaaatctAGATTGAAAAGAAAGCGTTTGAGgcttgattcttatttttttttttttttgtaattacaaaaagatcatattataacaaaatataaataaaaggtatttaaaccgtaacctataaccggtattaaccgattgaaattggtaacCTTAACCGATATCCTAAccgaaaaaaacttttttattaacggtttattatcttttatttattttttatcaaaaccaaaatatcaaaaaaataaaattgacaaccGTTACCACccgttacattttttttttttaattcaactttttctttttttttttgtcagttagtgaattggtttatatactttatggggtctacCACGCTTCTTTCTACCTTTTTAGGCACTACTAATcgcttttccttttttcccGTCACAGATACTGCTCGGCTCACAAAAAAGAGAGAATGCTTTCGCTGCAGAATCAACGGCAACCGAAGACGACGCCGCTCGTCGACGACTATGAAATCTCGGACACTGTGCTGGGACTGGGCATCAATGGAAAAGTGGTGCAGTGCACCAATCGACGCACCAAACAGAACTATGCCCTCAAAGTGCTGCTGGACAATGAGAAGGCGCGACGTGAGGTCGATTTGCATTGGCGGGTCAGCGGATGTCGACATATAGTCAATATAGTAGATGTCTACGAGAACACCTACAGTGGTCGCAAGTGTCTACTTGTCGTGATGGAATGGTGCGTCTAAATTCTACACCTATATTCCAACTAAAACTCTGAATCTCTTGAAAATGTCATAGACAAATTCAATCCGAAAAGTAGTTATGGAGTCATCTTATCCAATTTCATATCATTAAACCATTAAACCTCCCAATTTTCTACTAAAATCATAGCTTCACTTTCTATAATCGATATTAAATTGACAGTTTTAAATGCCATTGCTAAAAATGTCTCATCAACCTCAAAAGCCATGTATATACATGGATAATAAGTGACGAATAGGTATAATACAAACTcaggcataactctgtcaaaattagtcAGATTTTCATTCGGAATATCATTACGTCTGTCTAAATTAGTCCGGAATATCATATAATATTCTGACAGAACAGCAAATTTACATTACGATTTCTTACCGCAGGTTTAAAAATAACGCAGTTACTTTTAGATTTCTCATGAAATTGCGAAAACAGAGCAATTTCGCTTTGTGTGTcattttttatctaaaattatgttgtataacattttaaatttaatttaattttgcgagattattaattaatgtaaatttggtattgtaaattgatttatttttatcagggaataacaccggaagcGGTACCGGAAGCGGTACCGGAAccggtcaaagagttgtccaacttccaactgacataacttgatcaacattgaatagattttcaaacgcactgtcattttcatcatgatttggactctaaattcattctgcattcaatttttgttcattaagaaaatttaattactttccACCAAGAtccgatttcgatggtaagggtcccccctttgaaattttgaaaattcaaaattttaaatcttaagttttcacttttaatcaactctttatatcgtaattagtataaaacaacacttaaaacttgattctgagacctttcatttttttgtaaaaaatcatgtgaaattgaacaaaaatttggacttgtaaagtggctaaatccgcagtctgaccaacttcaaactgtcataacttgatcaaaactaaaccgattttcaaacgaattgtcattttaatcactttttggcattttaattcattttgcattaaaaattaattaattttgtaaaaaaatttatttttctctaaatcTTGCCTtggatgctaagggtcccccctttgaaatttcgaaaattcaaaattttaaatctcaagttttcacttttaatcaactccttatatcgtaattagtataaaacaacactttaaacttgattttgaggcctttcatttttttgtaaaaaatcatgtgaaattgaacaataatttggacttgtaaagtggctaaatccgcagtctgaccaacttcaaactgtcataacttgatcaaaactgaaccgattttcaagcggaatgtcattttgatcatgatttggcctcttaatacattctgcattcaaatctttttaaattcgttcatatttattataaaacgacatcttaaaatttttcaaaactgaTTTGCTGTACCTTTtgcgtaccggtactgataccggaatggaaagaagaaaactgaaatagaaccttttaccgaaatagttatttcggtaCGTAGCggaaaccgaaaccgtaacctatatttgtttcggtttgattcccagatttttattaatgcatattttttctttgcagcATGGAAGGTGGCGAGCTGTTCCAGCGCATACAGGACAAGGCGGATGGGGCATTCACGGAACGGGAGGCGGCACAGATAATGCACGAGATCTGTGCGGCAATACATTATCTGCACAGTCGCGATATCGCACATCGCGATCTCAAGCCAGAGAATTTGCTGTATACGACAAAGCAGCCAAATGCGATATTGAAACTGACCGATTTCGGTTTCGCCAAGGAGACATTCACCAATGATACCCTACAAACGCCCTGCTATACGCCCTACTATGTCGGTCAGTTACCTATTTAATCTCCCTACTTCTCTCACACATCGCACAGTGGtccttttgttcatttttgcTCACATTCATTTAAAACTTTGTCCCCAAATTACCAAATTTGTATGCCTAATACGAATTTCGGGTTCAGTTacgtttatatttattaattagtaaataagaaatttataatatttttttttataaaaatttaaagataatttttattaatttcattaatactttttaaaatttgtattaaattaaaacccaatatttttcatttggtttaCATGGATATTatgataaaattatgaaactttttaaatcttcgaacaaattttaattttgttttttaaactatttaaataaaaaaaccagtATTTTTCCTTTGGTTTATAAGAGAAAATTTAGAAACTTTTTGTAAATCTtagaacaaattttaattttgtttttaaaactttttaaatttaattaaatcaaaaaactaatatttttccTTTGGTTTACATGGATATATGAGAAAATTTAGaaactttttataaatcttaggacaaactttaattttgtttttaaagctttttaaatataattaaattaaaaaactaatattttttaaattgattaattcgAAAAAAGCATTACTCCGACTAGAAATGTTgtacaactttaaataaatcgtAGCTAAATTAAACAAACGACCCACTGTGCCTCGTTTGGAAATCGCATGACTAATTAATTTGTGATTTGATtcgatttaatttgatttgtagCTCCCGAAGTGCTCGGTCCGCAAAAGTATGACAAAAGCTGTGACATCTGGTCGCTGGGCGTGGTCATGTACATAATAATGTGCGGATTTCCGCCGTTCTACAGCAACAACGGTCTGGCCATATCGCCGGGCATGAAGAAACGCATACGCACCGGACAATATGATTTTCCCGATCCCGAATGGACGAATGTGAGTCAAGCGGCCAAGGATCTAATCAAGGGCATGCTGAATGTGGATCCCAGCAAGCGTCTGCACATCGAGGATGTGTTGCGCAACAAATGGATTGCCCAGTTCCATGCGGTGCCCCAAACGCCGCTCTGCACCGGCCGCATGCTCAAAGAGGGCGAGGAAACCTGGCCCGAAGTCCAGGAGGAGATGACACGATCGCTGGCCACCATGCGTGTCGATTACGATCAGGTAAGCGTTCCTACACATAAGCAATCCCAAAGTTACAtatcttattttataataaatacaatgaaaaatattattatcgattttcgataacatttttttgacaagaaatcgagttaataaaattgattttcatgaAATATTGATCAATTTACTCAACTTGATACTgcttaaaattggaaaactcattttcattatattgcTATCCATTGTTTCCATACTTGAacctttttcaaaaacttcaaactgttataactttttgcaataatttgtgcctgcatcaaaattgaagttttttccAACGgcccttttttttatcatccTTTGcctgtttaaataaaaagtgttttaagaaatctagatatttttatcgaattttttttcgatttttttcatttcgtgCTTAAACTCGATTCACCATTTTCGCTtaactaattatttataatcttTGCAGATGCAAATTAAGGCGCTGGACAAGTCCAACAATCCG of Drosophila innubila isolate TH190305 chromosome X, UK_Dinn_1.0, whole genome shotgun sequence contains these proteins:
- the LOC117788750 gene encoding MAP kinase-activated protein kinase 2; this translates as MLSLQNQRQPKTTPLVDDYEISDTVLGLGINGKVVQCTNRRTKQNYALKVLLDNEKARREVDLHWRVSGCRHIVNIVDVYENTYSGRKCLLVVMECMEGGELFQRIQDKADGAFTEREAAQIMHEICAAIHYLHSRDIAHRDLKPENLLYTTKQPNAILKLTDFGFAKETFTNDTLQTPCYTPYYVAPEVLGPQKYDKSCDIWSLGVVMYIIMCGFPPFYSNNGLAISPGMKKRIRTGQYDFPDPEWTNVSQAAKDLIKGMLNVDPSKRLHIEDVLRNKWIAQFHAVPQTPLCTGRMLKEGEETWPEVQEEMTRSLATMRVDYDQMQIKALDKSNNPLLTKRRKKIEEIYAAQNK